In Mangifera indica cultivar Alphonso chromosome 1, CATAS_Mindica_2.1, whole genome shotgun sequence, a single genomic region encodes these proteins:
- the LOC123217258 gene encoding zinc finger protein 8 isoform X2, with product MDKTSERETHDFMNVESFSQLPFIRPAPPLVNKEKGIRLFGKHFGTADNTSAGGSGGDDIFESAETNNEGSTSVKEINENNNIINDSNVDNSRRFECHYCCRNFPTSQALGGHQNAHKRERQHAKRAHLQSTMVHNSFSDAHIYGLMNYRLGSAPPPAPTPNYPSWSSNTRFYGGHNSSSYSSQSPINGSPLGMWRIPAVQSNVSFNRDRSLHPLPLFASEELRPHHHHHQVVVNGGSNGPRSFVYESKPNGQDQKRTCA from the exons ATGGACAAGACTAGTGAGAGAGAAACTCATGACTTCATGAACGTAGAATCCTTTTCTCAGCTTCCCTTCATCCGTCCGGCGCCTCCTTTGGTCAATAAAGAAAAGGGCATTCGTCTCTTCGGGAAACATTTCGGAACCGCCGATAACACATCCGCTGGCGGCAGCGGTGGTGATGATATCTTTGAATCAGCTGAAACAAATAACGAAGGTAGCACCAGTGTCAAAGAGATTAACgagaataataatattattaacgaCAGTAACGTTGATAACAGTCGAAGATTCGAATGCCATTACTGCTGCAGAAACTTCCCAACATCTCAAGCCTTAGGCGGCCATCAAAACGCCCACAAAAGAGAGCGCCAACACGCGAAAAGAGCGCATCTTCAATCGACGATGGTGCACAATTCCTTCTCCGACGCGCATATTTACGGCCTAATGAACTACCGGCTAGGTTCAGCTCCACCTCCAGCTCCAACACCGAATTATCCTTCATGGAGTAGCAACACCAGGTTTTACGGCGGCCATAATAGCAGCTCTTATAGTTCACAGTCGCCCATCAACGGCAGCCCGTTGGGGATGTGGCGAATCCCCGCCGTTCAGAGTAATGTTAGCTTCAATCGTGACCGTTCGTTGCATCCTTTGCCATTGTTTGCTTCCGAAGAATTGAgacctcatcatcatcatcatcaagtgGTTGTTAATGGCGGCTCTAACGGGCCACGGTCGTTCGTTTATGAGTCGAAACCAAACGGACAAGACCAA AAACGCACGTGTGCATAG
- the LOC123217258 gene encoding zinc finger protein 8 isoform X1, producing MDKTSERETHDFMNVESFSQLPFIRPAPPLVNKEKGIRLFGKHFGTADNTSAGGSGGDDIFESAETNNEGSTSVKEINENNNIINDSNVDNSRRFECHYCCRNFPTSQALGGHQNAHKRERQHAKRAHLQSTMVHNSFSDAHIYGLMNYRLGSAPPPAPTPNYPSWSSNTRFYGGHNSSSYSSQSPINGSPLGMWRIPAVQSNVSFNRDRSLHPLPLFASEELRPHHHHHQVVVNGGSNGPRSFVYESKPNGQDQVSLDLHL from the coding sequence ATGGACAAGACTAGTGAGAGAGAAACTCATGACTTCATGAACGTAGAATCCTTTTCTCAGCTTCCCTTCATCCGTCCGGCGCCTCCTTTGGTCAATAAAGAAAAGGGCATTCGTCTCTTCGGGAAACATTTCGGAACCGCCGATAACACATCCGCTGGCGGCAGCGGTGGTGATGATATCTTTGAATCAGCTGAAACAAATAACGAAGGTAGCACCAGTGTCAAAGAGATTAACgagaataataatattattaacgaCAGTAACGTTGATAACAGTCGAAGATTCGAATGCCATTACTGCTGCAGAAACTTCCCAACATCTCAAGCCTTAGGCGGCCATCAAAACGCCCACAAAAGAGAGCGCCAACACGCGAAAAGAGCGCATCTTCAATCGACGATGGTGCACAATTCCTTCTCCGACGCGCATATTTACGGCCTAATGAACTACCGGCTAGGTTCAGCTCCACCTCCAGCTCCAACACCGAATTATCCTTCATGGAGTAGCAACACCAGGTTTTACGGCGGCCATAATAGCAGCTCTTATAGTTCACAGTCGCCCATCAACGGCAGCCCGTTGGGGATGTGGCGAATCCCCGCCGTTCAGAGTAATGTTAGCTTCAATCGTGACCGTTCGTTGCATCCTTTGCCATTGTTTGCTTCCGAAGAATTGAgacctcatcatcatcatcatcaagtgGTTGTTAATGGCGGCTCTAACGGGCCACGGTCGTTCGTTTATGAGTCGAAACCAAACGGACAAGACCAAGTGAGTTTAGATCTACATCTGTAA